Below is a window of Candidatus Bathyarchaeia archaeon DNA.
CTGAAAAACACAAAACAGCGCCTGTTTCTTTCTGGAAAACTTTATTTCAGTTGAAGCATAAACTGCATTTAGGTTCAAGCAATGGTCGAAGTCAAGAATCTGAAACTCACAGTTGTCTTAAGGAAAGAAGAAGAGGGAGGTTACTCAGCCCAGTGCCTGGAGCTCCCAGGAGCCATCAGCCAGGGAGAAACAAGAAAAGAAACCCTCACCAACATCCGAGAAGCCATAGAAGGCTACTTGGAAGCATTCCCAGAAGAGCTGGAACATCTCAAGCGAAAGAGAGAGTTGGTGCAAATAACTGTCTGAGAAGCTACCAACCCTTTCTTGGCGAAAAATAATCAAGGCACTCAACAAAGCTGATTTCAAGGTCGTTCATCAAAGAGGCAGCCACATATTTCTGACGGATGGTAAGCACAAGGTCACAGTTCCACGACATGAAGCAGTAAAGAAAGGTACCCTTCTTTCGATAATGGCTCAAGCAGGACTAACAAAAGAAGAATTTCTGAAACTTTTGAGAAAAAAGTGAACCAAAAAGAAAACTGACCTCTCCCGTAATATTGAAAGATTGGATTCATAACATCCGACTTGGATAGAATACTCAAGAGGGAAATCCTGTGGAGGCAACAGTAGAAAACATAGAAAAACTCGACGTAACATACGACAAAGAACGAGACATACTCTACATAAGCTTCGGCAAACCAACAGAAGCCGACGAATCCAAACTAACCCAAAACGACATAGTAGTAAGATACAAACACGGAAAAGTCATAGGCCTCACAGTCATAAGCTTCTCAAAAAGACTACCCTCAGAACACCAAACAGCGCAGTAAACGAAACCACGTCTCCAAGCAACCTTCTCCTAACCAATAAGGAACGAACCCTACTTCAAGAAATAAGCAGTCTACTTGAGGAAATCATCAAAACCATAGACCATAAAAGAACCCAAACAGACCACCAGAGAAAAGCGCTCAAACTTTGTTGATGACACTAAGAGCAGTTGGGCATCAACGCCCACACAGCCAGCCGCCTACAACATGGAAGTAGTAGTCAACGTACACGCGGCGCAGACTACTACTTCTAAAGCAGAAACCCACCTCGGTGTTATTACTGATTCTAAGCGGAAGTTAATAACATCTGAAAAGAAACCCACCTCCGACATCGAAGAAGTTGTTGTGGCAAACCCTTCAACGTCAACAACAACTTCAAAACAGCCACAGCCCTTAACACATGACATTGGGAGGCGTTGATGTCACCCGGAACACACTGATGATGACGTCCGTACAGCTTCAGCCACACCCATACGTGATGATGATGAAACCATAGCGAAAGTCAACTTCATCACGCACACAATCACAACACTGGCAGAAGAAGGCCTTAAGGGTATGTCACCTTCTTCTTCGACACAGTCTTCACAGCCGCAGCGCTCAACATACTCAAAGCCACGCATACCAACATTAAACGTCACGCATGCCAACATTGAACGTCACGCTAAAACACGAGCCAACAGTGCCAGAAACACCATACAGAACCATGAACAGGGCCTAAAAAGCAAACTGAAAAGTGGAACTTTCACGCTGAAAAAAATTTTCAGCACTCATACTAATAGACCCCAACCCTGACGCCATGAATCCGCCTACGCCTCACGCTTAAGCAGATGCCCCAACATAACCGCGAACTCATCCAAACGGTCTATGCTAATATTCTCACCTATCACGTGACCCACATGCCCAGGACCCATAATCACAGTCTTGATGCCAGCCATATGATACAGGTACATGGAATCAGTTCTTCCCAAACCAATACGCAGTTGAGGTTGATACCCAACAACGCGTTCACACGACTTCACAGCCAGCTTAACCACGTCTTCCTCTTTATCAACGAGGTAAGGCAACTGCACATTTGAACTGAACTCACATTTCACTTTGACATCCTGCAAGTTCTCAAGCGCGGACCGAATCGTCTGAATTATCGCCTGAGGATCCTCATTTGGCAGAATCCTTCTCTCACAAGTTATCCTGCACTCGCTTGGAACAATGTTTATGGCTCTGCCGCCTTCGATCAGAGCCACGTTAACAGGCATTTCTCCCACAAAATCACCCATCTTAAATTTGCCCAACGGAATCTGCCTCAACGCCGCTATTACATTGACCATGTCGTAAATGGCGTTCTTTCCTTGATGCGGCGTCGACGAATGCGCTTCTTTTCCAATCGTCGTAACTGTGAAAGAGACTCGCCCAGTGCATCCGAGGCTCACTGTCCACTTGTCGTTCCGAACTGTGGGCTCAATGTTTACGCCATAGTCAGCAGTAAACCCACGATTATTAGAGAGAAAATACGGCATACCCAGCAGTCTCTTTCCACCTAGTTGGATTCCATTATCCTCGTAGTTCACGAACTGAACAATCAACTTGGCAAACCGCGAACTGTCCAAACACGAAAGCGCAGCCAAAGTAGCAGCAATCCCTCCCTTCGCATCAGAGGCTCCAAGCCCAATCAGCCGAGTGCCTTTCCGCTTGGGCACCAACGCGTCACCCCATTCAATCGAGGGCGGCACAGTGTCAAAATGCGTGTTCAAGAGGAAGACTTTATCTCCATTGAACGTTCTTTCAGCTGTAACGTTGAAAAGATCGTCAAGCGTAACCTGAAAGCCCAGCGCCTCAAGCTGTGCAGACAGGAAATGGGCGCAGTCTTGCATGCCCTTTTCAACTTTGTCCAACGTGACTTGATATGTGGGAAACTCGATCAGTTGCTTCAAAATTTCAACAGCGTTCATATTCTTGGCAACCTACTCGTGGCTTTGAACTTCAGAGGTATCCTGTTGAGTGCAGATAAAATCTTGCAATGGGATGCCGAACCCGTCTGGAATGATTTTAATATGGGATCAGCCATATCATCTGCTTCCAAATTCATGGGAGCATGCACATTCATGTCTGGAAAACCTCTAGTCTCAATTGTTACAGCGGGCATGTCCAAGTTTGGGCGATTCGACGGCGTTTACGGCAGAGAACTCTTTGTTGAAGCGGCGAAGGACGCCTATGAAAAATGTCCAAATCTCGATCCAAAAAGAGACATCAAAGCGTTGATTGTGGGCCAAATGGGCGAATCTTTTGAGCATCAAGGGCACACGGGTCCAACTGTGGCAGACTGGATTGGGTTGACGCCGATCCCCACAATGAGAACTGAAGCTGCCTGCAGTTCATCTGCAGTTGCCATACGAGCAGGAGTCATGGCAGTCATGTCAGGCCTTTACGACGTGGTGATGGTAGGCGGCGTCGAAAAAATGACCCACAGGAAAACCTCAGATGTCACTGAGTATCTCGCCATGGCTTGCGACTTCCCATTTGAGCAGTGGCAAGGCGCAACTTTTCCAGGTTTATTCGCTATGGTTGGCCAAGCGCACATGCACAAGTATGGCACAACTGAAAAGCAGATGGCGTTAGTCGCCGTTAAGAATCATCGCCACGGCGCAATGAACCCAAAAGCACACATGCAAAAAGAAATCTGCCTGGAAGACGCATTGTCTTCAAGGGTTGTGGCTTGGCCTCTGAAACTGTACGACTGTTCACTCATAACCGACGGAGCCAGCTGCCTAGTCTTGACCAAGCCTGAAATAGCGAAGAGATTCACTGACACGCCAGTTCACATAATCGGCTCAGGACACGCCAGCGACACGATTGGCTTGTATGAACGCGAGAACCTAACAAACCTTGACGCCGGTCGACTAGCTGGAGAGGAAGCCTACAAAATGGCAGGCATCAAGCCCGAAGACATTGACGTAGCCGAAGTTCACGACTGCTTCACAATCGCTGAGATCGTCGCGTACGAAGACCTAGGCTTCTGCCCGCGCGGCAAAGGCGGATGCCTAGTCGAGGACGGACAAACAGGGTTAGATGGCAAGGTTGCAGTTAACACGAGCGGTGGACTAAAAGCTAAAGGGCATCCTGTGGGCGCAACGGGCACGGCGCAAGCCTACGAAATCTACCTACAATTAACCGAGCAAGCGGGGAAACGACAGGTGAAAGGAGCTGAAATCGGCTTAACCCACAACATCGGAGGCTTGGGCGCAACGGGAGTAGTTAACGTTTACAAGAGGGGATGAAAAGCAGATGTCTGAAGTTCGACCTTTCACGATAGAGAGCTTCTACAAGTTTGTGGGCGAAGGCAAACTGATGGCAGCCAAATGCATCAATTGCGGAGCCGTGACTCTGCCGCCCCGACCCGCATGCTCAAAATGCTTGTCCCAAAATTTGAAATGGATTCCCGTGGACGAAGAGTGCAAACTGTTAACATACACCATGATTCACGTGTCGCCCAAAGAATTCGAATCAAAGGTTCCCTATGCCCTCGGCATCGTCAAGTTCGATGACGGAAGTCAGCTCCTAGGCATGATTCGAGACATCGAACCGAACAAGATTCAAATCGGCATGACACTCAAAGTGGACTTCGAAAAGACTTCGACATCGCCCTCAGCCCCTGCACAAACACAACCGCAATGGCCACAATGGCCAAGGTACTTTTTCAAACCAGCGTAAACAACAGTGGCATTCGGAGAAACACCACAAACTATATTATGCTGTTGGCATTCCTCTGTGCCGCAGAAATGCTTCGCGTCTGAAAAGCGGTGAAATGCAGTGAACGTAAAAGCCGTGGTGTTTGACCTTGACGGCACAATCGTCAGCTTCAACTTAGACTACAAATCAGCACGCGCAGACGTAATACAATTCTTCACTAGCCAGGGATTTCCGCAGTCAATTTTCTCGATGAACGAAAGCGTGTTTGAAATGCTGAAGAAAGCCGAAATCTACTTGCAGAACCACCGTGTAGGCGCTAAGGACCTTTCGAAGCTTAAAAAAGACGTTTGGAGTATCATGGAAAAGTACGAGATGGAAAGCGCCAAATCCACACAGCTGTTGCCTGGGATAATTGAAACGCTTCAGGCTTTGAAAAAAATGAGGCTTAAGCTGGGGCTCTTCACTGTAAACAGCCAGAGAGCAACTGAACACATTTTGTCAACGTTTCGGTTGAAGCCTTTCTTCCGAACAGTTGTAACCCGAGATTCAGTGGACTTTGTGAAGCCTAACCCGATTCACTTAGAGACTGTCTTGAAAGCATTGAAAGTCAAGCCAGAAGAAACCATAGTTATAGGCGACAGTGTACTCGACATGAAGGCAGCACAAGGACTCGATGTTTTCGCCGTTGGTACGTCAACAGGCTTTGCTACGCCAGAGCAACTGACCCGGGCAGGAGCCAACTGCCTGATCTCATCGCCGCTAGATATCATCCCTCTTGTGGAAAAACTCGACCAAACTGAATCAGCAACAGACTGACTCCATACCTAGTGATGGATTTTGAAGCTGTACCTGCTCTGTGATGGATTCGTCACTTTAGACAAGAGTTTCCTAGTTTACATGAAGTACATGGCACAGCCTTACGAGGCAGCCATAAAATCCCTCCTTATTATGGCTGAAAGTGAAAACATACTAGTTGACACTGGAATAGGCGAGCCGCCAGAAAAGTACCGAAAATTCTATGCAGTAAAAAGGGAGCCTGAGCACAACCTGAAAGCCCAACTAGCCCAGCAAAAGATGAAACCTGAAGACATAGGCATTGTGATAAACACGCATCTTCATTTTGACCATTGCGGCAATAACGCCCTTTTTCCGAACGCCAAATTCATTGTTCAAGCCGACGAATTCAGGTATGCTCAACAGCCGGAGAGATTTCAAGAAGCAGCTTACATCAAAGAGCTTTTCAACATCAAAGCCCATTACAGACTCGTTCAAGGCGGGCTTAATGTCACAGAGGACGTCTTCTTGCTTCCAACTCCAGGTCATTCTATTGGACACCAGTCAGTTGTCGTCAAGTCGGGTGAAAGGAACTATGTTTTCTGCGGCGACGCCGCGCCCGTTAAAGAAAGTCTGGAGAAGAGGAACATACCCGGCGTGCTCTACTCTTCCCATGAAGCCCTCATGTCAATTGACCGCTTGAAGGCAATAAGCAATTCAATGTACATTTACTCTCACGACAACGAACAACTAATGCTTTAGAAATGGAGCCCCGGGCGGGATTCGAACCCGCGACCTACAGCTTTCTTGAGCCTATGTATACAAGGCTATTGCTCTACCGGCTGAGCTACCGAGGCACACTCATCAACAACAAGCAACCTAATATTTTAAAATTTGGTGACGAGAAAAAAACAAGTTCTTGGTGCCGGGGGCGGGATTCGAGCCCGCGACTTCTGGACTGGGCGTTTGCCCCTTTGTTCTCCAGATTATGAGTCTGGCGCCCAAACCAAGCTAGGCTACCCCGGCAAACGTGCCATAGCTCTAGCGCGAGCGTTAATTTGAGGCTTTCTAATGCCGCCTAGGTTATATTTTGGTTTTGGACTGCGTGTAGTTTGTCTTCATTCACACACGCTTATTATCAGCGACAGAAGAAAGACGCATCAGAATGGTGATTCGAACATGGAAATAGAAGACATAATGATAAACAAAGTGGTTACGATAGATCCAAACGCCACTATTAGAGATGCTGCCAAACTCATGAACAAGCATGAAATTGGGTGCCTTATAGCGATCAAGAAGGGAAAAGCCTTGGGCATAATGACTGAAAGAGACTTGCTGAAGAGAATTGTGGAACAAGGCTTGAACCCACAAAAAACTAAGGTTCACCAGATAATGTCCAAACGCCTAGTCGTAGGCGCACCGCATATGGAGATTGCAGACGCCGTTAGACTGATGCTGCAGAAGAAAATCAAGAAACTGCCCATCGTCGAAGAGGGCACGATAATCGGTTTGATAACACTGACTGACATCGCGCGGACAGCGCGCATTGAACCTCAAATGGTAGGCGTCATCAAAGAACTTCAAAAGTCAGGTTGGCTGCCACCCAAGCACATGAAAAAAGTATTAGACTTCTATGTAGTTTAAGAATCAGTGTTTTTCAAGCCGTTTAACTGTGTCACGTGTTCCAACGTACACCACGTCAGCAAGGCCTATGAACAATCCAGTTTCAACTACGCCAGAAACACACTTAAGCCTAGTGTCAAGCTCCTTTGGATCCTCGATTTTCTTCATCCACACATCCAAAAGAAAATTCCCATTGTCAGTCACAACGGGTCCGACTTTGCCCGTTCCCATGCGGAGAACAGGTTTACCTCTAAACTCGCGAATCTTTGACATGACCGTAGCTACGGCGAATGGTAAGACTTCAACCGGCACAGGATGATTAACTCCAAGACGCTTGACAAGCTTGGTTTCATCAATAACTATCACCTTCTGCTTGGAAGCCAAGGCGACTATTTTCTCTCTCGCCAAAGCGCCGCCCATACCTTTTATCATGTTCAAGTCTGGGTCAACTTGGTCAGCTCCATCTATCGTTAGATCAAGTTGCGGATGCTCATCCAAAGTTGTTACTTGTATGCCGCAGTCCACAGCCAGTGAGAATGCTTGATGCGACGTTGGCACTCCGAGAATGCACCATTTCCTTTGACGAACAAGCTTGCCTATTTCATGTATAGCATAGGCTGCAGTGCTTCCGCTGCCAAGTCCAATGACCTGATTATTCTTGACGTGTTTAACGGCTTCTCTGGCAGCGCGCTTCTTGGCATCTTCAACCCAACCTGTGCTGCTAGCTTTCGCCTTCAACTTCCATCTGTCCTAGTCTTTCAAGAACCTTCTCAACTTCAGCCCTAATCTCTTCAATTCGTTTTTGAGCGTCGCTCCTAGGCGTTGGCGCTAGTGTAGGCTTTTTGCGAGGCTTCTTCTTATCTTTCTCCTTTTCTTTCTCGGGTTCTTCCATCGATTCCAAGCCACGCGTTGGCAGTTCAACTTTGGTAGTTGCAGCCTCTTCCTCAGCCGCCTTTATTTCCAACCGCGTTCTAAGTTCATCCACCTTCTGACCTAGCTCATCGAAGCGCTCGCTGAACAGCTTAACCAAGTCGTCCTGCATCGATTCAAGTTCATGCAATGCCACAACAGATTCGCTCTTTGAAATGCTGTCCCGAATAGTAAGCATTCGATCTTTGTAGTGTTCGCCGATTTTCTCCCTTTCTTCCTCCGTTATCTTGCCTTCAGCTTGGGCTTCATACAAACGTCGAATGGCAAAGCTCAATATCTCTCGCTCAAGGTCAAGCATCTTGAGCTTTTCCTTAGCCTCTTTAGCTTCCTCTGTTGTGACTGTGTGCTGCGACGTTAGTGAAAATCGCTTTGTCCACGCTTCTGTCGGGGAAACAGCTGCTGGCTCAGGCGCAACTTTCTTTTTGGCTTTTCCCATTCTCGTGGCATAAAACACGACGAGAGCGGTTGCAACTGCTCCACCCACTGCTAGAGCATAAAATAGCCACTCGGAATCTGCCACGAGGTTCCCTCAACTGACATCAACGTTTTTCATCGTAGGTGGTATATAAAATTGATATCACGCTTTCAACGTGGCGACAAACAACTCAGCAGAGCGACCTGAACTCGAGCAGCAGATTCCAGGCAAGTGCTCAACCTTAACTTTTGAAAACGCTTTCTTGGTTGCTTGCTCAATCTGTTTAGAGTCAAAACCTAGGTGGACGTCGCCCATCTCGTCTCTGAATTCGGCGAAAGTGTGAGTGCATAGGTCAACTATCACAGCTTTTCCAGCCTTGTTCAGGACTTGCCGAACACTCTTGAAAACCTTGTTTATGTCTGGGCAGTGGTGCAGCATAAGGGTCGAGAACACAGCGTCGAATCGCTTTGGAATTGTCGCGTATTTCCGAGCCATGTCCGTGCTTCCTTGGATGTTTTCAGCTATTCCAAAAAATGGGATGATATGCTCTTTTTTCTTTTTTAGAGCCAATAGCATGGCAGGTGTGGGGTCCATGGCGTAGAACGAGGCATGAGGCATAAGCTTCCTGACTTTTGAAGCCAATTTTACTGTGAAGAAGCCTGAGCCAGCTCCCATGTCCAGAATCTGGGCGGTTGGCTTGAGTTTTGGAGTGGAGTTTAGGCGAGTTACGATGGAGTCCACTATCCTTTCAATCCCTTCCTTGCCGAAGTATCCTAGAACGATTTTGTCTCTTCTTTCAGCCTCTTTCTCGGTAAAATGGCCGATCTCTTGAACAAGAATGCTGACGTTTTCGGCATTTAGTTCACGCAACAGATCAGTCAGTTTAGCTGTGTGTAGGTATTGTTCAAGAGTGAGCTGAGGCATGGTTACTCCTCTCTAGGTTTCTTTCTGCCCAGTCGAATCTTGGCGGTCAATATCTTCTCTGTGGCAAACAGCCTAGCGGCTACGAAGAGTATCACGACTGTGAATATAGCCACGTATCCAATGCCTAAGGCAGCAGTGAAATAATCACCTGTTATGGTTGCTCGAGCTGCCAACATTGGGTGCGTGAACGGTAACGCTAGCAGAAATATTCTGAATCCTAGAGGAAGTGTGTTGATGTCGGCAAACATTAGCACTAGCATGGGAATGAGCAGCGGGGTGTACACGAAGCCAAGCAAGGATTGAGCTCCACGCACATCTTCGGCGAAGACTGAAACCACAACAGCTAATGCCAGCGCTGCGAGCAGTGCAACGAAAACCGAGAGCCCAAGAATAATATAGCTTAGAAGACTAGGTGCCATGCCAACTGCGGCGAGGTCGATGGGCTGCTGTGCTACTGCTCCGAAAGTGAATGAACCCATGTAATAAATTACGCCCAGAACTGTGGTTACAGCGCCGATTGCTGCAACAACCGTTGATCCTGCAAGCTTCCCCATCAGCAACGTGAAGCGACTCAGGGGCAAACTCATCAGCGTTTCCAAGGTTTTTTCTTCTTTCTCGGTTGCCACCGATGTTGCTGCCAACTGCATGGCCAAGATGATTAACATGAACAGAGCTAGAGGCAATCCTAATGACTGCGATTGAGCAAATGCGAACAGAGCTGATGGGTTCACGTCGGCTGGTTTTCCTTTGATAATGGAGTTTTCTGATACATTGATGGGGTCCAGGACAGTCTGTGGGTTGGAGAACTCTTTCTGAACAATTTCGTGTATCAGTTTCTGTTCAAATGAGTCTACCAAGCTCTGGGTAATCGTGAGAGTGAGCGACTCGGTGATTCCGCCTCCTCTGAAGACCCCGTAGACTCTCAAAAAGCCTTGCTCGCCTTCAGTGATGTTTTTGCTAAAGCCGTCCGGGATGATCAGCACTGAGGTTACATTCGATGCTTGAGCCGCTTCGGCAATCTCGTCCATGTTTCGCGCTTCAATAGACTCAACTTTCACGTTTGGTATCGATCTCAAGAAGTCTGTCAAATTCCGGGCTACAGGCCCTTCGTCGAAGTCTGCAACTGCGATTGGCACAGTTCGTATGCTTTCTTGCATGGCTTCGGTTGAGGTGCGCAGCATAAACCCCATTAGTGGGAAGATGAGAAGAGGAGCCAAAACCATGCCTAGCAGTATTCGTGGGTCGCGCACCATCTCTTTGACTTCTTTCAAGATTATGTTGACCAATGCGCTAGGCAAGACCTGCCACCTCCACAAACACTTCCTCCAAATTCGCCGCCTTATGCTTAGATTTGAGCTCCGATGGCGAACCTTCGACAATGATTTTGCCCTTGTTCACCAGTGCCACTTGATCGCAGAGCTGTTCAACCTCGAGCATGTTGTGGCTGGAAAGCAGAACTGTGACCTTGTGCTCCTTGGAGTATCGTTTGATTATTTCTCGAACGTGGTAAGCGTGTAACACGTCCAAGCCGCCGGTCGGCTCATCCAACATGGCAAGTTTGGGTTTGTTCATTAATGCACGTGCTACGAGTAGTCGTCGCTTCATGCCTTTGCTGTAAGTTTTCACTCTATCCTTTAACCTGTCTCCGAGACCTGAGATCTTAGCTGCATCTTCAACCATTCGCGTCAGATCATCATTGCTCTGACTGTTGAATTTGCCCATGAACTGCAGGTACTCGTAACCTGAAAGGTTCTTGTAAGCACCAGCCTCCTCAGGCAAATAAGTAATGAGCTTTCGAACTTCAGAAGCTTCGTGAACAACGTCTCGACCAAAGACTCGTGCTGAGCCGTGAGTTGGCAAAATCAGCGTCGAAATAATCCTGAGCGCAGTTGTTTTTCCTGCGCCGTTTGGTCCAATCAACCCGTATATTCTGCCTTCTTCAACCCGGAATGTCAAACTGTCTAGTGCGAGGATGTCTCCGAGGCGTTTTGTCAAGCCGGAGGCTTCGACAGCGTTAGTCATGTCTTATTCCACTTTTCTCGAAAGAAACTCCTCGAGGCTTATAGGATTTTGCCAAACAGGCATGATGTTAGTCTATTTAGGGCTGAGTTGCTCTTCGCGTGTGGTGGGGCCGGCAGGAGTTGAACCTGCGACCTACGGGTTTCTCCTTTTTTTGACCGCTCCAGAACTTCTTCATTCTCACGGTCGTGAGTCCGCAAACCCGTATTCTTGTGGCTTGCTTTCTGGAGCCCGTCGTCATCCCTGGCTAGACTACGACCCCACCATTGGCTAGCCACCTTCAAGACAAGGCATGATCAAAATATAACCATTGTTCTCTGCTGGTCTATTAGTATGAGCTGGAGAAAAAATTTTTGAGGTTAGGGTTGAGCCTGTTCTGTTTGTGTTTTGGGCTGGGTTTTGTTTTCAGTTGGTGTCTTGTGCTCTGTTTTTCGTGGTTTAGCGTGTGTTTCTATGTTGGTTAGCGTGGAGTTGCAACATAGTTAGCGTGAAGTTAGCGATGTTGTTGATGTATAGTCTTTGGTGGGGGTGCGGCTGAAGCTGTGTGGACATCGTCGTCAGAGTGTTCCGGGTGACATCAACAAGGTTTGAGCGTTGTTTCTATGGGTCTGTTTGGGTTTTTGTATGGTGGTCTTGGCTCTGTTCGATCCTTGTTTTGCGTCAGGTTTAGGTATGGCTTCGTCAACGGTGGCGTTGTGGAGCTGGTTTCTGTTTCAGATGTTATTAACTTCCTGTTAGAGCAGTTAATAATAATGTATGTGGGCGTTGTGTTTTGGGTTCTGTTATGTGTTGTCTAGCTTGGAGTTTCATGTTGGTTAGCGCACTTTTCAACATATCTTAACGCACTTTTCCATGTTGGTTTCCGTGTTGTTTGTGGTGATCTAACGATGAACCTAACGAGGGTTTTTCCATAGGTGGTGCGGGGGAGGGGTGGGACTTGGGCCACCGATGTTTTCGTTCGAGGATTTCGCAAAGTGGAAGCTTCTCTTTCGGTTTAGCGAAAAGTATATTTGCTTATTCCAAGCTGCTTAGGTGGGGTTGCCGGCCATAGGGCGTGGGACCCACCCGATCCCTTTCCGAACTCGGCAGTTAAACCGCGCTCCGTTTTCGGTTCTAGTGTGGTCTTCGGCCATGCGAAGCCGAGAAAGCTGGCTGCCCCACTCAATCTAGGCTAGGCCTCCGTGGAATCACGAAACATTTTAATTGCTCTTCACCGTCTTTTCAGCATCTAACATCAAAAAGACTGAGGGAAAATCCTCAAGATTTATTACAAAGAACGTGCAGTTCAAAAGGAGTGAAACCTGATTGATATCGCTTCCATCATTAGCCCTCCAATTGGGGCTTCCTCAGGATCTCGCTGGCTGGATTTTTCAATTCGTATTCATGGCCATATTCGTAGTCTTCATGTTCTATGGACAGCGCATCCAAATGATGATCATGGTGCGCGAGGTCGAAGGCTCACTTTTCAAACTTAAATTCATGCGAGACGAAGCTCGAAAAACCGCCATAACCAACATCAAAGAGATAGGCAAACTTGAAGGAGATCCAACCGGGCAGATTGACAGATTCCTCGAATACTTCGCCATCCCGCCAGTAGACCTTGATCCTTCAGGCGTCATTTGGCGGCTTGAACACATGCTCGACGTCCGAGACGTTCGTTTCAAAGACGACGTGAAACTAATGGCGCCAAAAGCTGTTGAAACGGAGATCAACAACCTTGAAATGATGCTTGAAGCTGCACTCGCCTTGAACATCATCTACCGAGTAATTCGCCACTTCTATCTGCTGGGCAAGAAAACACTAAGCCTCTACGTCATAATGCAGCTCCAAATGGTTCTACCACTTATCATGCGCGAAGCAGAAGCCTACGCCGCCGCTCAAAAAGCCTTCATGCTCGGACAGCCAATAGGTGACGGTGCAGGCGCCCTAGTCGCCGCCAAGCTCATGCAAGGCTACGAAAAGACCAAAGTGGAAAAAGACATGATACTAGCTCAAGTGCCGATTGAAGGACGAAACGCCTATGTGCTAAAGGCTGAAGGCCCAGGCGGAAACGTAGGCAAACCAGGCGAAGCAATTAAACAAGTGATCGAGCAGAACGAGGGCAAGATCAGCCTAGCCATCCTCATCGACGCAGGCTTGAAGCTTGAAGGCGAAAAAACAGGCGAGGTCGCTGAAGGAATCGGCGCGGCTATCGGTGGTCCAGAAGTTGACAAATACAAGGTGGAAGAAGCAGCGCTGAAGCACAAGGTGCCAGTGAACGCAATAATAATCAGGGAAGATATAGGTGATGCGGTTTCCCCTATGAGAAAGGAAATCGTTGACGCTAT
It encodes the following:
- a CDS encoding DUF1512 domain-containing protein — translated: MISLPSLALQLGLPQDLAGWIFQFVFMAIFVVFMFYGQRIQMMIMVREVEGSLFKLKFMRDEARKTAITNIKEIGKLEGDPTGQIDRFLEYFAIPPVDLDPSGVIWRLEHMLDVRDVRFKDDVKLMAPKAVETEINNLEMMLEAALALNIIYRVIRHFYLLGKKTLSLYVIMQLQMVLPLIMREAEAYAAAQKAFMLGQPIGDGAGALVAAKLMQGYEKTKVEKDMILAQVPIEGRNAYVLKAEGPGGNVGKPGEAIKQVIEQNEGKISLAILIDAGLKLEGEKTGEVAEGIGAAIGGPEVDKYKVEEAALKHKVPVNAIIIREDIGDAVSPMRKEIVDAIDGAIERVKRLLLERTKPGDSVIIAGIGNTIGIGQ
- a CDS encoding methyltransferase domain-containing protein; the protein is MPQLTLEQYLHTAKLTDLLRELNAENVSILVQEIGHFTEKEAERRDKIVLGYFGKEGIERIVDSIVTRLNSTPKLKPTAQILDMGAGSGFFTVKLASKVRKLMPHASFYAMDPTPAMLLALKKKKEHIIPFFGIAENIQGSTDMARKYATIPKRFDAVFSTLMLHHCPDINKVFKSVRQVLNKAGKAVIVDLCTHTFAEFRDEMGDVHLGFDSKQIEQATKKAFSKVKVEHLPGICCSSSGRSAELFVATLKA
- the rpiA gene encoding ribose-5-phosphate isomerase RpiA, with protein sequence MKAKASSTGWVEDAKKRAAREAVKHVKNNQVIGLGSGSTAAYAIHEIGKLVRQRKWCILGVPTSHQAFSLAVDCGIQVTTLDEHPQLDLTIDGADQVDPDLNMIKGMGGALAREKIVALASKQKVIVIDETKLVKRLGVNHPVPVEVLPFAVATVMSKIREFRGKPVLRMGTGKVGPVVTDNGNFLLDVWMKKIEDPKELDTRLKCVSGVVETGLFIGLADVVYVGTRDTVKRLEKH
- a CDS encoding ABC transporter ATP-binding protein: MTNAVEASGLTKRLGDILALDSLTFRVEEGRIYGLIGPNGAGKTTALRIISTLILPTHGSARVFGRDVVHEASEVRKLITYLPEEAGAYKNLSGYEYLQFMGKFNSQSNDDLTRMVEDAAKISGLGDRLKDRVKTYSKGMKRRLLVARALMNKPKLAMLDEPTGGLDVLHAYHVREIIKRYSKEHKVTVLLSSHNMLEVEQLCDQVALVNKGKIIVEGSPSELKSKHKAANLEEVFVEVAGLA
- a CDS encoding ABC transporter permease, with translation MPSALVNIILKEVKEMVRDPRILLGMVLAPLLIFPLMGFMLRTSTEAMQESIRTVPIAVADFDEGPVARNLTDFLRSIPNVKVESIEARNMDEIAEAAQASNVTSVLIIPDGFSKNITEGEQGFLRVYGVFRGGGITESLTLTITQSLVDSFEQKLIHEIVQKEFSNPQTVLDPINVSENSIIKGKPADVNPSALFAFAQSQSLGLPLALFMLIILAMQLAATSVATEKEEKTLETLMSLPLSRFTLLMGKLAGSTVVAAIGAVTTVLGVIYYMGSFTFGAVAQQPIDLAAVGMAPSLLSYIILGLSVFVALLAALALAVVVSVFAEDVRGAQSLLGFVYTPLLIPMLVLMFADINTLPLGFRIFLLALPFTHPMLAARATITGDYFTAALGIGYVAIFTVVILFVAARLFATEKILTAKIRLGRKKPREE